A portion of the Candidatus Omnitrophota bacterium genome contains these proteins:
- a CDS encoding type II toxin-antitoxin system HicA family toxin encodes MKVRDVIKILEADGWQLDRIRGSHRQFVHSIKKGTVTVVGKESIEMEIGLLRSVFRQAQIDWRKRK; translated from the coding sequence ATGAAAGTACGCGACGTGATCAAAATTCTCGAAGCGGACGGATGGCAACTGGATCGAATTCGCGGAAGCCACCGGCAATTCGTCCATTCAATAAAAAAAGGAACCGTGACGGTTGTAGGCAAAGAATCCATAGAGATGGAAATCGGCTTGTTGCGCAGCGTCTTTAGACAAGCCCAAATCGATTGGAGAAAGCGAAAATGA
- a CDS encoding type II toxin-antitoxin system HicB family antitoxin, with product MKYAIVIEKSSNGFGAYAPDLPGCVAVGDTLEETTQLMKSAIEFHLEGMKLHNETIPEPTSHCLYIEPELPQRQIA from the coding sequence ATGAAATACGCTATCGTTATCGAAAAATCTTCCAACGGCTTCGGAGCCTACGCGCCTGACCTTCCCGGTTGCGTAGCCGTCGGCGATACTCTGGAAGAAACAACGCAATTGATGAAATCGGCCATCGAATTTCACCTGGAAGGAATGAAATTGCATAACGAGACGATTCCGGAACCGACGTCCCACTGCCTCTACATTGAGCCTGAATTACCGCAACGCCAAATCGCTTGA